The Eremothecium gossypii ATCC 10895 chromosome IV, complete sequence genome contains a region encoding:
- the YSA1 gene encoding ADP-ribose diphosphatase (Syntenic homolog of Saccharomyces cerevisiae YBR111C (YSA1)) — MTPLAQGIRLQLLYRTQYQVRRMAGSTKRGPEQAKLLERRAVTDTSEFKWIGLEKLKYADPLGRERDWEGAVRTTRASTGVDGVGILAIVREPGQPDRILLQKQFRPPVGGVCIEMPAGLIDEGETLEEAVARELREETGYSGRIVTTSAILFNDPGFTNTNLRMVTVEIDATAPENRNPQPELEDDEFIECFMVPLRDFPEEMGRLDAAGYKLDARVDNVAHGIKIARMYGL, encoded by the coding sequence ATGACCCCACTAGCGCAAGGAATCAGGTTACAACTACTATACAGAACTCAATACCAGGTACGGAGAATGGCAGGTAGTACCAAAAGGGGGCCGGAACAGGCAAAGCTACTGGAAAGGCGGGCCGTGACCGACACGAGCGAGTTCAAGTGGATTGGGCTAGAGAAGCTCAAGTATGCAGACCCTCTGGGCAGAGAGCGCGACTGGGAAGGCGCTGTGCGCACGACGCGTGCTTCGACCGGAGTGGATGGAGTAGGCATATTGGCCATTGTGCGCGAGCCTGGGCAGCCGGACCGCATTCTGCTTCAAAAGCAGTTCCGCCCCCCTGTGGGAGGCGTCTGCATTGAGATGCCTGCTGGACTGATAGACGAGGGCGAGACGCTGGAGGAGGCCGTGGCACGCGAACTGCGCGAGGAAACTGGATATAGCGGGCGCATTGTGACCACCAGCGCGATATTATTCAACGATCCGGGCTTCACAAACACGAACCTGCGTATGGTCACAGTAGAAATTGACGCTACCGCACCCGAGAATCGCAACCCGCAACCAGAGTTGGAGGACGACGAGTTCATCGAGTGCTTCATGGTGCCGTTGCGCGACTTTCCCGAAGAAATGGGGCGGCTAGACGCTGCGGGCTACAAGCTCGACGCCCGTGTTGATAACGTGGCCCATGGCATTAAGATAGCCCGTATGTATGGATTGTAA